In Gossypium hirsutum isolate 1008001.06 chromosome A10, Gossypium_hirsutum_v2.1, whole genome shotgun sequence, the DNA window TTATCTCATAGGAACAAGCTAGGTTCATCGCTGGAAGGAACATCACTGACAACATTATCATAGTACAAAAAGTCATTCACTCAATGAGTGGAAAAAATAAGAAATGGATTACGATCAAAATCGACTTGGAAAAAGCCTATGATAGAGTCTGATGGGACTTCATTGATAAATCTTTCCAAGCTGCCAGAATTCTAGACTATTTACGAAAAGTTATCATGCTAGCTATCACAACGACTACTATGCAAGTATTATGTAATGGGGTGCCCACTGAAAAATTTAAACCTACAAGAGGAATAAGGAAAGATAGTATTTTATCACCCTATTTATTCATTCTATGCATGGAATGGCTAGGGCAGAGCTTCCAATCCTCCATCTCTTCAAGAGACTGAATACCGATTAAATTATCCAGAACTGGACCCAACTTGTCGCACTTATTTTTCGCAGATGATTTGGTGATTTTTTCAAAAGTAGATATTAAACATGGCTTACTTTTAAAGGAAACTCTTGATCAGTTTTGCAGTTTTTTAGGGCACTGTGTCAACACAAGGAaaactaatatatttttttcaaaaagggTAGTAGAGGACTTAAGCAATAGACTTAGTGGGATCTTAGGATACCAGAAAGTACAAGAATTAGGTAAATATTTAGGTATACCCTTATTCCACAAAAGAATCACTAAATCTACAATGCAATTCGTAGTCAATAAGGTCAGGTCAAAATTATGCAACTACAATGAAAAGTAATTATCCATAGCATGACGCTTTACCCTTGTGCAATCAGTCCTCTTAACTATTCCTAATTATTTCACGCAATCCATAAAAATTCCAAAAGGAATGTGTGATGAAATTGAACGCCTCGCAAGGCAGTTCATTTAGGGAGCTAGCACAGGAGGTAGGAAGCTGGCACTTGTTGATTGGGGAACAATATGCCAACCCAAAACATGTGGTGGATTAGGCTTAAGAAGTTTACAAGAGCAAAATAACTCATTCTTGCTAAAATTAGGAATTAATCTCATCTCTAATCAAAATACCTTGCAGACGCGTGTGTTACGTTCAAAATATAGAATGAAAGAGATAATTCCAGAGGACATAGAAAAAAGCAATAGCTCTGTATTATGGAAAGCAATTGAGAAGATTTGGccaatattaaaagaaaatatatgttgGTCGATTAAAGCAGAAACAGAAATTTGCTGCTGGAAGGATCACTGGATTCCTACAGTTAGACCACTGATCAACCATGTCCAAAATTCAAATAGACTAATAAATGACTGTCTACTCAAAGATATGATAACAACAGAAGGGGACTGGAACCTAGAAGTGTTCAAAGAAAATTTAACAGatgaaataatacaaaaaattattGACTTACTTCCTCCACACCATCTAGCAGGGGCCGATGAAATTAAATGGATGCCTACCTCCATGGAAAAATTTTTGATCAAAAATGCATACCAAATGATAACAAAGAATTCATGGCACAATCAGGATCCAAAGTGGAAGGAAATATGGAAATATCCAGGTCCCCAACGTATTCAGTTTTTCCTATGGTTAGCTTGCAAAAACGATTGCTCACCAATTTAGAAAGAACACGAAGAAGGCTCAACTATAACACCTCTTGTCTTATCTGCCAACATAATACAGAAGATGTTTTACATGTCCCTCGAGATTGTCCGACAACTAAAGAAATTTGGTTAAACATTGTTCATCCAAATTGGCAAACCCAAttcttttcaaataataataCTTTTGATTGGGTGAAGGAAAATTTAAGACATCATGAGTGGCTCACATGGGCTAATACTTTCTAGCATACCCTTTTCGTGCTGGCGAATATGGAAAAATAGGAACTTATTTGTTTTCCAAGGTTTAACATGGAGTCTAGCAGAGACTATCAAAATTTCTGTCTACTGGGCGAGACAGTATACCAAGTGACATATGCAGGATCTATCTCAAGATACAAACAGGAAAATTGAGTAGAATTTAAGAACAATTGTAGAATAAAATATAGATTTaggatttgtttttctttaatttaatttgtttttacaccaaaaaaagaagaagcaataaTTAATGCATTATGTTCTAATCAgtctcaaataaattattttgttttaaaaaatatacattataACAAATATCATATTGCGACTGTGGATGAGGatacgattaattaaatctaacatATTGGGTAAGAATTTTGTATTGAaaaactatcacattttcctctagttggtaatatgtatatattagtatGGTTAAAACATATGAGATGGTAAACCATAAATTTACATTAGTATCGTTGAATCAAGTGCAtagtaaactagaagtttactaGTGCGACAAGATAAGAATTTAcatgaatatttattaaaaaacctGAAGATTCTTCAGTTATTAAGTGTTGTTTTTTCTCAAAGAAGATTTCTTAAATCTCTTgcatttttgaaagaaatatgaattcatttatttgaaaaataaaatgttttaatattattttaatatatgcatCTATAAGATAATCACGTGTGAGTTCTTAAATCGCAACCTGGAGTTTGCAAgattattttgtttaatgatttgtttaagtacAAAACTTTTTagatatttgtaaaaataattggCATTTGTGTTAgtctaataatttttaaaaaataaattagttatatttttataaaattttaattaattaattaattaattattgttggtTTGGTTGGCAAATCAATCGAACTGGGAACAGGTGGTCTAACATGTTCAACCACTAGCTCAATTATTCAAACACTGAATATGGCATTTTAAGATTGTATCACATCATCACTGgaaatttatatatgtatgttttaATTTTCAAGTGAGCCAATTatcaaacatttatatttttaaagtttagggattaaaatggacttagttgtcaagtttaagtagtaaattagaacaaaaaatatataaataccaaaataaacctAGTTACCAAATTGAAgggccaaaaattatattattccacgtatattttttaagtaaaaataaaatattttatatgataaaaaatGTGTAactcatattttataattaagcattaatatgaaattaacttttcaattatttttaaaaatttaaacttgaacatttaaaaatatattaaaaccaaATTGCTAAATgtagattttatatttgaaagaaaatgagaaaagaaaaaacaaatttttttatcaatataaatTTCGTATTAGAAATTAAATACGAGACAAAAtcaacataaatatttaaaaagaaaaaaaaaacacagtaGATAAGAGGGTCCGTCACTTAGTAGAAAAAAGAATTGTAAGAATAAAGATGTCCTGAGATAGTGAAGTAAGATTAAACAAATTGACAAGGCAAATTGATTGAAGTGCAAAGGATCAAGTCAAATACACCCAAATGTCAAATTTTATGACCTGATTTTCTAGAAGgaaatgattaaaatgaaaaaaaattttaaaaaaaaagttgtaaaattaaaaatattattttattttggaccAAAACGTTTCCAACAAGAAATGAGAACATGATATTGAATTTTGTTGTGAAAATGTTTTtccattaaaatatataaatttattcatttcttGGATGGTAAGATTGGTCTTATacgtataataaaatttaaattaatcctaaaaaagataaatttaaagaaaaatgcggattaggattgtgaattaattttttaataatctattaaaaaatattatttgcaTATTTAGGTGAAaatcatgtatttataatataaaaatatgtgtaagcaaatgaaatgatttttaataatttcagttGAAACTCTGATTAATAAGATGATACTAactgaataaaaaattttaggagTAGTATATTCAATATGTGACAATATTTTAAGTTTTatggtattttaataattatattaatttatgaaatGGTATAGGTAAGATATTCCTTTCACTTGCTGCAAATCGATTTGAATAGTCGTTCTTTCCTCCATTTCAACAAAATTCTAACATTACACCTTCCCGAGTGTTGTTTCAATTGGACTATCTTTTCTTCCGCTTCAAGAATACCACAAATGTGAACCCAAATTTCATTTGATTGGTGCACTTTATTTTCTTCCTTCATTTCCATTTTTTCATGCAATTACCGGTTATAATAATCTAACTAATGCTTTTTCAAGCCAAAAATGGTGAAATATAGCCTCCCTCAGGTTAACACCACAAGTCAAATCTCTCAGTTTTAAACACTAGGTTCAAAGCCCAGGAAAAAaagacagagagagagagagagagagagggtaAACACGAAATCTATGGAGTTTTCAGCCTTCAAACAAACGTACTGGAGATGGGTTTTCTTGTTGATATCTTCTTTGTTAGTTTCCAGCACTTTGGGTGATCCAAGAATTACAAACGCGGGGCTGTTCTGCGGCGTCTCCCAGGCGCTGAACGGGACGAACTACGTTCCGGATTTCACTGAGTTGATGAAAGAGCTGTCAGATGGGATCAGCAATAATCACTTTGCTTCATATCGGCTCAACTCTTCTCTTCCAATGTATGGATTGACTCAGTGCTATGAAGATTTAAAGCAAACGGATTGCCTCCTTTGCTATGCGGAGGCAAGGACTCGAATCCCGCGTTGCCTTCCTCGCTCAGCTCGAATCTTCCTTGATGGCTGCTTCTTGCGTTACGATTATGATAACAACTTCTTTCAAGAAGCTGTTTCACCGGTGGATACCGTGAATTGCAGTACCAACAACGTAACAATGTATCGTGAAGTAAATAACAGGAGGGTGAATTTGTTTGAGACAAACGTTGAGTATGCAGTTGGGAATGTAACGAGTATTGCTTTGAGAAAAGGAAGATTCGGGACGGCGGGGGTGGATGGGATTTATGCATTGGCGCAGTGTTGGGAGAGTCTTACGCCGGAAGGGTGCCGGCAGTGCCTGCAGAACGCGTCAATGTCGGTCAGGAGATGCATGCCCGGAGATGAAGGCAGAGCTTTGAATGCTGGGTGTTATTTGAGGTACTCCACCAGGAAGTTCTATAATGAAGGGGGAGATTCTGCGGATGATCATGGTAAAGTCTCTTGtccttttttaaaagaaaaaaatttctgagCTCTATTTTAATGCAaacatgaattgaattgatgTTGAAATGATGATGCCTGAAGCATGTGTTAAACACGGATATTTGAatggaaaaaaattgaagaattgTTGGGTGGTTTACAGGCGCCCTGTAACTTCTAAAAGAGCGAATTGTCTTTAATACTTGGTAACACGCCCAGTTGAATTAAatgtcttctttttctattttccagGGATTTCAATTGGAGTCATCATCGCAATTGTCTCAGCAACATCTGCATTCCTAACACTAGCTATTTCAGCagcttatattatatatacaaaaGTATCAAAGAGGAGAAGAGGTATAAAATCTCAAAGTTCAATGTTGTTCATTTCCCAATTTTGATGCATTATTAACCATCAAATTTGTTTCCCAGAGCTCGAAAATCTCGGCCGCATTTCGAAAAAGTTTGACAAATCGGGTTTGAAGTTCAAGTACGAAACTCTTGAGAAAGCAACAGATTATTTCAGTCTTTCAAGGAAACTAGGCCAAGGAGGAGCTGGTTCAGTGTTCATGGGGATTCTTCCTGATGGAAAAACCGTAGCTGTAAAGAGATTGGTATATAATACGAGACAATGGGTCGACGACTTCTTTAATGAAGTTAATTTGATCAGTAGAATCCAACACAAGAATCTGGTGAAGCTTCTTGGTGCTAGCATTGAGGGCCCCGAGAGTCTCCTGGTTTATGAATATGTGCCCAACAAAAGCCTTGATCAGTTCATTTTTGGTAATGTTTTGCTCTTTAAATGATTCGGTTTTCCCCTTTCTTGAACATATTTAGATAGATTTCTCTTTATAGAACTTAGAATCCATTGTTTGTGGCAACATTGTGAAGTTCTCTGTTCACGGAGTTTAAGTTATGTTCATAGACATGTTGTCACCACTGTTTAAATCTCCCATTTAAGACTCGAAGGATTTAAAGCTCTGTCAAATTAACATAAACAAGGTATTGCATCTCAAGTAATCCTACTCTATCTTGCTTCGGTTTTCCATTTTTATTGAGTAGTCGTATCTGATGCGTATCTTATTCCATACACAGCATAAATATATATAGAAGTGGATGTTGAACATAAATACTACGAGAAAATTGAAAAATCGGAGCAACACATGAAAATGATAGGGAACTATTAAATTCTTGTGCCTATCTCGAATGTGTTGatgatttttgtttcaaatgcaGATGAGGAGAAATCAAAACTTCTAAACTGGAAGCAGAGGTTAAATATAATTGTTGGAACAGCTGAGGGTTTAGCTCATCTTCATGGAGGTGGGTCTCATGTAAGGATAATCCACAGGGACATTAAGTGCAGCAATGTTCTTTTAGATGATAATCTCAATGCGAAGATTGCGGATTTTGGGCTCGTTCGATGCTTAGCTACTGAAAAGAGCCATCTTAGCACTGGGATTGCTGGAACACTGTAAGTTTACAGTAGATTTATCTTATTTTGGTTTTTGCATTCCATCATTTCTATATATGACATTGGCTCAAAGTTTGATTAGTGCTGCATGAAGAAAAATACACATTTAGTCATGGATACAATATATTATTAGGCATTATGATTTCGGGTTAGTTCGATGTTGAGCTAGGGGTAAGAGTCACGTTAGCACTGGGATTGCTTGAGTTTAGAAAAGATTTATCTGATATAATTATGACATTGGTCCAAAGTTTGAGCAGTACtgcataaaaaaaacatttagcCATGGATCCAACAGATTGAGACACATTAGGATTGACATTAAAGTATTCTTAAGAACTAGGTTTGGAATTTTCATGCAGCGGATACATGGCTCCTGAATACCTTGTTCGAGGTCAACTTTCTGAGAAAGCAGATGTTTATAGCTTTGGAGTGCTTGTTCTTGAGATTGTATGTGGTAAAAAGAATAGTAGCTTCACAACGACTGGTTCCCTTTTACAAACGGTAAGCTCCAATGTAACAATCGGGATTCAGACATCTCTCCCATGTCGCCACATGTTTTGGGATTTGGTCAATAACCATCACATAACTATAGGCCTTTCAAGGCTTTGTCACCCAACCTATACCTCCCTCCATGCTGGAAGAGGACAATACCTCTAATGTGAATGTATGGGGAGGTGATGACCTAATCCCTTTACATGCGGCGATGCAAGGAAGACATCTAAAATCTGGTCATTACACCcaaatcttttgttttttttggaaaagaTGTTACAGATTACTACTATTTGTTGCTCTTAGATAACTAAAATTGAGATTTTCATCCTTAGGTTTGGACACTTTACAGATCAAATGTATTGGCTGAAGCTATAGATCCTTGCATAAGAGATGAAATGTCTGAAAAAGAGGCCCCAGAAGTGCTTCAGGTTGGGCTATTATGCACCCAAGCTTCTGTTCTCTTAAGACCATCAATGGCAGAAGTGGTTCAGATGTTAACCGATAAAGATTACGAAATTCCAACACCAAACCAACCACCATTCTTAAACGCTAATGTGCTTGAAGCAGCAAGTTCATCAAGGTCTTGTAGCACTGACAGTTTCGTTAACAATGCATTGAAAAAAATTCAGGGTTCCGGTACTTCCTCCGACACTACCAGGACTCGTAGTTCAGAAGATGCATCAAGAACACTGTGATCATCTCCATCGAAATATAAATTTGTAATGACTGAAATTCAGGCGTCTCCCTCGCAACACTGCACATAATGCGGTGATTTAAGTTTTGACCAACCTATGGATGCCTAAAGATGACAATCACGTCCGCGAGCAGAACATCCGAATCCCGGACATTAAAGAGTTGGAATCAAGGCATAAACTTGAATCCCAAGGATTCATCTTGCAAAAATTTTGGAAGGTAAGATGCCAATGTAGACTTGTCAATATGTAACTTATATTGCAGCATATCAGAAAAAAAGATATCAAAATCATTGTTCATTTGATGGATTTTGTTTTCCTAGGATTTTCAGAACTTAATTGAATTTCCAATTTTGGGGTTGTTGATGttgtttgtaaatattataattagATTAAAATTTGTGCAGCCATTTTGGACCTTAACTTTGACTTGTAGCtttcatgttcttttttttttttttgacaaatacGGAAGCTAATGCGTAAGTTGGGGGCAGTTGCTTACAGGATTAATGAGAAAACAAAAAGGATGTGATGGCTGTTTCACCGACGATCCTATTAAATATTAGTCAATTAAAAAAGGGGAAATTGGTGAACCAAAATTCAATTATTGAATGCGACGTTGACCCCATTTTACGCTCCACGTGTTAATATAAATTACGCCGGTAGTGCCCTACCAAGTTGTGGCCTTATTCTTTAATGGTGTAATATAATTTTTTCCCACTGTCAATTAAGTccacttttgtatttttttctgtTCGAAATTAGATTTTGTCAAGATTTAATTATGTGATCAGATTAAGATTAGATCGGATCGATCTAATAATCTGAACAAGGGTTGAACCGATTGATTTAAAAACTACTTGAAATTTATAAGAATAGAAAATCGagacaaaaattgataattgaacaagtttaattaatttaattttttatttttttatatttttatgaatttttaaattatttatttaattattattcgtCGAACAATTAAACCAATTGAATTGGTTTAATCGAGAATCAATGGCATGACATATTCAACCATCGGTCCGGTAATTAAAACACTATGAGATTATGTCACACcacaatttgaaatttaatcactataaattatgaaattgtgaTCGGactaataatcaaaatatatctAAACTTAGACAAAAAAGAAATATAGATTGAGAGCccacacataatttacataaaaaGTGATTCAAACAGGATTTTAAATGCCGTTAAGCTAAAACCTCattagttataattttttaaaaagaaattgttataaataataattatattttattttttctttctattttttaatatttttatgaattaagtcaaatatatttaattctatactaattcaatatgtaattgaagttttactctcttttttgtaatttaaatagataaattaaataaaaatacatcaataaatattaataatggtataatttgttataaaataaagagagatagggagaataaagaacaaataaaatatgaaagtaatataaaatgtactttattgatcaaaaagggTTGATTATAATACTTCATCAGAATCTCTATTTAtaagcataagaagtataaaagaagtagaagTTTAATTCTAATAAcgattagaatttaaagtacatcaaaactttatcttgattatgatggatatccacttaataagatattcataatacTCCCCCTTGGATGTACATTGGTAGATAATAtgcctcattaaaaccttattaggaaaaaccctatgggataaaaacctaactagggaaaaagagtacaacgcgtatttactccccctcatgaaaacatcacatactttctcatattctacgtattcaatcttgaatattagtttttcaaatgactatttgaatgtatttgctaaacatttatattaccattcttttaaaagtcacGAGTGAGGAaattttggggaaatatattttgatctctttaggagattcaacaataatcataacaaactttaatcattattcttttataaaaacacaaataagtattttggatcattttataatcctctttcaacTACTCCAATTTACCacgtatgttaaaaatatttcaattcatataaatgaacaatttctcgagactttcaatatgcttctagcatcctaaatcctttaaggattttaatataaactttactatatagtgattcataaaaggttgtaacaataaccattagatacaagttaaatcttttaggaattatcaatttaataatatatctaaaagtTATTGATCCACcacaagaatattatatcttttcataatcaataccaaTACTTAgcgaaaaattttatatttttattcctgttttgcaaaactacttcatttgcacccttattggctttatacctttagatatttggactactagtctaaaaactccacgaatttaattgtacttgagttgcgtctttctattttgatcaatttattccatatctatatttctcaatagatttatttaatatcctcattttatttcattatttcaataataatattgcatgtaaaatcattgtcgaccacttttattattcagttccatattttctcgaattgacataacttatcgagatctcttattttcattattttaaatttcagttgggtctcttctggagcacccgCCTCCACTAGATGACCATCTAgaataattttcatctttggaatcgatcaatctattatttattctaactgattgtcctactgggactttgattcaaattaaaatattagatggtatataacacttggttattctcattaaggttgtaaatacatctaatagttaacttgtaataagttatccttattgaacttctagTTCAATTACTCTCCccttaactcattacaagttattgttTCTCtaccattaatgttgggaaaactgacaactcatgttataattaaatctcgaattaattgctcaaaaatattataaggagactcatataaatatacattcccaatcTCTTATTATGACCTGTGCGTTGTGGTAGAGCAGTTGAAACATATACcgcacatccaaaaattgtaagatgggaaatatttggctcttgaccaaaaatcaattgtaatggggaatatttataatttattggcttgatgcatacaacatgtaaatcaatacaagcatgaatctcatgctgaaatagaaagttttgttctcataagtaatggtttagctattagttggaggtatttgataaacaattcagctaaatcattttgtgtgtgaacatgagttacaagatgttcaacttttatcccaattaacatacaataatcattgaaaacttgggatgtaaactcaccaacattagcatgagaaattgttttaattgcataatctgaaattaatcatttaaacaagcaatttCACAAacaacaggttgcaagctgataacacatgtgattattttgtagatgcatctaccaaaatcataaaatatcaaaaccatcgacatggtggatgaatgggcccatattcatttcagaaatgcaagacattaaatctcaactttagctaatGAATTTCTAAGAACCAATttttattgagaacaagcaacaaatgagaattctttaaattaaaaaatcttctggttctttaatagatgtccatatgaattctcaattaattttcacatcataTACAATCCAAGAtagtctaactggtcacgccaagtagtaaacacatttgtattagtaaacttttggtttactttaacatgtgtttcaattgtactcaattgtaacaaattgataattttattatcgtTCCTTTTAATTTGcgtccacatataagtactattgtgacatttactactggaaatgtctaaatcaatatgaagtctataatgccaccaatcaataaatataatttccgaATAATTGTATTCATTTCAGGGATTATGCGAAAATCTTCAAATGtccaaaaatctattaatagcaaactttgagagtggatcttatttttCAAGTGTACAACAGGTatataaccaatgacttttcatacataagttttctctcgcaagttctcatcagtaatattttaccacgtaattttaattgagaacttattctaaatactgtagagttatactcatagtttttttttaaaaacttgcaACATTAGACGCATCCAACCATAATAagttttagatagaattatcatatgcTATCGCTCATgagtagatctttcacagtcaaatattttgctttcaatccTTTAATATGGataatgacaaaagaatatcataaatattataaattaataattcaatcccctttttttattcatatgaaatataatattttcctcattcacaatctcaatatgagatccattacaaataacttttaaaagtaatgcattaaccatcacaaattttgtgctttttagatagtgatatattagctcttctggagctttcaactaattttgtattattaaatattagaataatatttgttgtttcagtaccaaataagataaatattttctatctgtaatgatagaatttattactacatttccatatcattcctcaaagaatattaatagaaacaaaatatttgggcatacgccacatatgtggccaataatttttcatatcacattgataacataagttatcttcaccctttgaaaagttatcttgagaactctcattgttctcttatttattactatgttcccacttttagtggtccatgagtatatcttttattttctttacgtttacattcacttcgaggaatgcaacaaatctagtaggacagacttataaacatcccaataaattctttatttcataattaccatcgcaaacatgcgtgagatttcaaatcaaaatctatctatgtATGTtatcatgattagtctccaattataataaacaataataaaacatagtaaaatatacttgaagatctttaacatcaccATCATCACCAGAAGGTATGAGATAGTTCGaaaatattattgattttatatagaTAACggtatcaaatctttcaccatccttaagaacaaaaagtaaaataagttaatcaaaacaatgataacatataatgaaagaaga includes these proteins:
- the LOC107897568 gene encoding cysteine-rich receptor-like protein kinase 42, encoding MEFSAFKQTYWRWVFLLISSLLVSSTLGDPRITNAGLFCGVSQALNGTNYVPDFTELMKELSDGISNNHFASYRLNSSLPMYGLTQCYEDLKQTDCLLCYAEARTRIPRCLPRSARIFLDGCFLRYDYDNNFFQEAVSPVDTVNCSTNNVTMYREVNNRRVNLFETNVEYAVGNVTSIALRKGRFGTAGVDGIYALAQCWESLTPEGCRQCLQNASMSVRRCMPGDEGRALNAGCYLRYSTRKFYNEGGDSADDHGISIGVIIAIVSATSAFLTLAISAAYIIYTKVSKRRRELENLGRISKKFDKSGLKFKYETLEKATDYFSLSRKLGQGGAGSVFMGILPDGKTVAVKRLVYNTRQWVDDFFNEVNLISRIQHKNLVKLLGASIEGPESLLVYEYVPNKSLDQFIFDEEKSKLLNWKQRLNIIVGTAEGLAHLHGGGSHVRIIHRDIKCSNVLLDDNLNAKIADFGLVRCLATEKSHLSTGIAGTLGYMAPEYLVRGQLSEKADVYSFGVLVLEIVCGKKNSSFTTTGSLLQTVWTLYRSNVLAEAIDPCIRDEMSEKEAPEVLQVGLLCTQASVLLRPSMAEVVQMLTDKDYEIPTPNQPPFLNANVLEAASSSRSCSTDSFVNNALKKIQGSGTSSDTTRTRSSEDASRTL